One window of the Capnocytophaga haemolytica genome contains the following:
- a CDS encoding transposase: MALDYTLSFTNKEVTPWCGMVFLKQMLQKMNFREQIQQCTCMPTQESNNSYKPDTILESFITSIWCGANRFLHTEQIRGDRALCKIFDWEKAPGQDVYKRYFRKFTEENNKGTAKYFFSWLFREINFNYFTLDIDSSVILRYGDQEGAEVGYNSKKSGRKSHHSIIAFVNDLKLVANIQLRNGKSAASTGFNEFLDDTLSIFGNKKVGLVRLEHALPILFKRQSPNKRLG; the protein is encoded by the coding sequence ATGGCATTAGATTACACGTTATCCTTTACAAATAAGGAAGTTACACCTTGGTGTGGAATGGTTTTTTTGAAGCAAATGTTGCAAAAAATGAACTTTCGCGAGCAAATACAGCAATGCACCTGTATGCCTACCCAAGAATCCAATAATTCCTATAAGCCTGACACCATTTTGGAGAGTTTTATAACAAGTATTTGGTGTGGGGCAAATCGCTTTTTGCACACAGAACAAATCCGTGGTGATAGAGCCCTTTGCAAGATTTTTGACTGGGAGAAAGCACCTGGTCAGGACGTTTATAAGCGCTATTTTAGGAAGTTTACTGAAGAAAATAATAAAGGAACCGCGAAATATTTCTTTAGCTGGCTGTTTCGTGAAATAAACTTTAATTATTTTACTTTGGATATAGATTCAAGTGTAATTCTTCGATATGGAGATCAAGAAGGTGCAGAAGTAGGTTATAATAGTAAAAAATCAGGAAGAAAATCACATCACTCCATAATTGCTTTTGTAAATGACCTAAAATTAGTTGCTAATATACAGCTTAGAAACGGAAAATCAGCAGCTTCAACAGGTTTTAATGAGTTTTTAGATGATACTTTGTCTATTTTTGGAAATAAAAAGGTAGGATTAGTGCGATTGGAGCACGCTTTACCCATCCTATTCAAAAGGCAATCACCGAACAAAAGGCTTGGGTAA
- a CDS encoding transposase, producing MIVRRKLDKIPDAIGKTLSLFPEDELYRNYKYSAYVTNLNVGMTEVWKLYRMRGDAENRIKELKADFGADSFNLNSFYGTEIALILSMLSYNLMSIFRLFVLQEKTQRTLSTLRFRTFNIGAYFQRIKGELKLVIALVKRRRKWFSSLWNYPFELPLEISTA from the coding sequence GTGATTGTCAGAAGAAAACTTGATAAGATTCCCGATGCTATAGGAAAAACATTGAGCTTATTTCCTGAGGATGAACTCTATCGTAATTACAAGTATTCAGCCTATGTAACGAATTTAAATGTAGGGATGACAGAGGTGTGGAAACTATACCGAATGCGAGGTGATGCTGAGAATCGTATTAAAGAGTTAAAGGCTGATTTTGGGGCAGATAGCTTTAATTTAAACAGCTTTTATGGTACAGAAATAGCTTTGATTTTATCGATGTTGTCCTACAATTTGATGTCTATTTTCAGGTTATTTGTACTGCAAGAAAAAACGCAGAGGACTTTATCTACTTTGCGTTTTAGGACATTTAATATTGGAGCATATTTTCAAAGGATTAAAGGTGAACTCAAGTTAGTCATTGCCTTGGTCAAAAGGCGGCGAAAGTGGTTCTCTTCCCTATGGAACTACCCCTTTGAATTGCCTTTGGAAATTTCTACTGCGTAA
- a CDS encoding type II restriction endonuclease produces MDRKKLSVKEKQQRKTAFKAFLQEFAEKVVQLISIENGEWSVKGFIDIYKNVYTISSDTKIISKILEIHIFPHLSQITQ; encoded by the coding sequence ATGGATAGGAAGAAATTATCAGTTAAAGAAAAACAACAGCGCAAGACTGCATTTAAGGCATTTTTGCAAGAGTTTGCTGAAAAAGTAGTACAGTTAATAAGTATAGAGAATGGTGAATGGTCTGTAAAAGGCTTTATTGATATCTACAAAAATGTTTACACTATTTCATCAGATACTAAGATTATATCAAAAATACTTGAAATACATATATTTCCTCATTTATCCCAGATTACGCAGTAG
- a CDS encoding transposase, with protein sequence MVKSIKQEKKAVTTNSIFLCDNKGQMIAMGSPKAGNHNDLYEIEEVLKEILALLEEAGIEYKGLFLNADAGFDSKSLRDFLESKEIIANIKPNPRNGEQPDVYFDEELYKNRFKIEQANGWLYGYKGLIMRYEYLDVTWIGMLLLGFISKFLKKV encoded by the coding sequence ATGGTTAAATCTATCAAGCAAGAAAAAAAAGCCGTAACCACAAATAGTATTTTTTTGTGTGATAATAAAGGGCAAATGATAGCAATGGGAAGTCCTAAAGCTGGAAATCACAATGACTTATATGAAATAGAAGAAGTACTAAAAGAAATCTTAGCTTTATTAGAAGAAGCAGGAATAGAGTACAAAGGTCTGTTTCTCAATGCTGATGCAGGATTTGATAGTAAGTCTCTTAGAGATTTTTTAGAAAGCAAAGAAATTATAGCAAATATTAAACCTAATCCCCGAAATGGAGAGCAACCAGATGTTTATTTTGATGAAGAATTGTACAAAAATAGGTTTAAGATTGAACAAGCAAATGGTTGGCTTTACGGATATAAAGGTTTGATAATGAGATATGAGTATCTTGATGTAACTTGGATTGGAATGCTCCTATTAGGGTTTATCTCCAAGTTCCTCAAAAAAGTTTAA
- a CDS encoding transposase, whose protein sequence is MIWLQYFYLILKRLKTGVQWRELPIESYFEKGEISWQNVYYYFNKWSKDGSFQRIWLNLSSKKKKP, encoded by the coding sequence TTGATTTGGCTTCAATATTTTTATTTGATTCTCAAGAGGTTAAAAACAGGGGTACAATGGAGAGAACTTCCAATTGAGAGCTATTTTGAAAAAGGAGAAATCTCTTGGCAAAATGTCTATTACTACTTCAATAAATGGAGTAAAGACGGTAGCTTTCAGCGAATATGGTTAAATCTATCAAGCAAGAAAAAAAAGCCGTAA
- a CDS encoding cellulase family glycosylhydrolase: protein MKGKYLLLFFVLLIACKDEKSNPENKEPKAGVGLRIATAYGAPNVDKWIANAKAMGINCMRLTDMIQKDKGHLQDLTSDPERKFDEMDKKVAKIVASGMTYVLDLSYIRNQLIKEGINPYSPSTDWTPYLEVVLNRTPIKGYTYKNDPHLAFIAIAGEPFSKYSDNPIEKAGNKANLIAFYKRLALQLKKMGVTRPISAGGFLHQGKDGWGTDADLGFKEIWSLPEIDIPTIHVYDDDAINSIPQLVAFCHSIGKPLVIEETGKEYKGNDAERAKWFEKIASKIKDSQAFPDGIGLWNIGEMNGYDVRADEHPITTKAVRELMLLTQSKLLN, encoded by the coding sequence ATGAAAGGAAAATACTTACTTCTATTTTTCGTTTTACTAATCGCTTGTAAAGACGAAAAATCAAATCCTGAAAACAAAGAACCAAAAGCAGGAGTAGGATTAAGAATTGCTACTGCTTATGGAGCTCCTAATGTGGATAAATGGATTGCTAATGCTAAAGCTATGGGTATTAATTGTATGCGATTGACTGATATGATACAAAAAGATAAAGGTCATTTGCAAGATTTAACCAGTGACCCCGAGCGTAAGTTTGACGAAATGGATAAAAAAGTAGCCAAAATAGTCGCCAGCGGTATGACTTATGTTTTAGATTTATCCTACATACGAAATCAACTCATAAAAGAAGGTATCAACCCTTATTCACCTTCTACCGATTGGACTCCGTATTTAGAAGTTGTTTTAAACAGAACCCCCATAAAGGGATATACTTATAAAAACGACCCTCACCTTGCTTTTATAGCCATAGCAGGCGAGCCTTTTAGTAAATACAGTGATAATCCAATAGAGAAAGCAGGTAATAAAGCTAATCTCATTGCCTTCTATAAACGGTTAGCCCTTCAGTTAAAAAAAATGGGAGTAACTCGTCCTATTTCAGCAGGTGGGTTTCTTCATCAAGGCAAAGACGGCTGGGGTACCGATGCCGATTTAGGTTTTAAAGAAATATGGTCGTTGCCAGAGATTGATATCCCCACCATACACGTATACGACGACGACGCTATTAATAGCATTCCCCAATTAGTTGCCTTTTGCCATAGCATTGGTAAACCTTTGGTTATTGAGGAAACAGGAAAAGAATACAAAGGAAATGATGCTGAGAGAGCCAAATGGTTTGAGAAGATTGCCTCCAAAATTAAAGACTCTCAAGCCTTCCCTGATGGTATAGGTTTGTGGAATATAGGCGAAATGAATGGTTATGATGTTCGTGCCGATGAACACCCTATAACTACCAAAGCAGTACGAGAGCTAATGCTATTAACTCAAAGCAAGCTACTAAATTAA
- the asnA gene encoding aspartate--ammonia ligase, whose product MTIIIPKNYSTPYGIMDTERAIKLIKDSFEQALARALNLTRISAPLFVKRSTGLNDNLNGIERPVSFEMKDYKGEVIEIIHSLAKWKRLALKRYGIKAGEGIYTDMNAIRRDEELDNTHSIYVDQWDWEKVITPSQRTLSYLKQTVKQLYNAFLETEAILVKEYNKCKVFLPREVTFISSQELEDMYPNLSPSEREHNFTKEKGAIFITQIGKTLLSGKKHDNRAPDYDDWELNGDLIIWNPLLNSALELSSMGIRVNEASLHSQLKTSKSEEREKLEYHQMLLRGELPLTIGGGIGQSRICMLLLQKAHIGEVQASIWTDDMVQLCDKNGIHLL is encoded by the coding sequence ATGACTATTATTATCCCTAAAAACTACTCAACTCCCTACGGAATAATGGATACCGAGCGAGCTATAAAACTAATCAAAGACTCTTTTGAGCAGGCTTTGGCGCGTGCTTTAAACCTCACACGTATTTCGGCTCCTTTATTTGTGAAGCGTTCCACAGGTCTTAATGATAACCTCAACGGAATAGAACGCCCTGTTAGCTTTGAAATGAAAGATTACAAAGGTGAAGTGATAGAAATTATCCATTCGCTTGCTAAATGGAAACGTTTAGCCCTGAAACGCTATGGTATTAAAGCAGGCGAAGGCATTTATACTGATATGAATGCTATCCGTAGAGATGAAGAATTAGATAATACCCATTCTATTTATGTAGACCAATGGGATTGGGAAAAAGTGATAACTCCCTCTCAGCGCACTTTATCTTATCTCAAACAAACCGTAAAACAGTTATATAATGCCTTTCTTGAAACAGAAGCGATATTAGTAAAAGAATATAACAAGTGTAAGGTTTTTCTACCTCGTGAAGTAACATTCATAAGTTCACAAGAATTAGAAGATATGTATCCTAACTTATCACCTTCTGAACGTGAACATAATTTCACCAAAGAAAAAGGAGCTATTTTTATTACTCAAATAGGCAAAACACTTCTTTCAGGAAAAAAACACGACAATAGAGCCCCCGATTATGACGATTGGGAACTCAATGGCGACCTTATTATTTGGAATCCTTTACTAAACAGCGCTTTAGAACTTTCTTCAATGGGTATTCGAGTAAACGAAGCCTCTCTACATTCTCAACTGAAAACTTCAAAATCAGAAGAACGTGAGAAGTTAGAATATCATCAGATGCTATTACGCGGTGAATTACCCTTAACTATTGGGGGAGGTATCGGTCAATCTCGTATCTGTATGCTACTCTTGCAAAAAGCTCATATCGGTGAAGTACAAGCATCAATATGGACAGATGATATGGTTCAGTTATGCGATAAGAACGGAATTCATTTATTGTAA
- a CDS encoding neutral zinc metallopeptidase, producing MKWEGRRQSSNVDDRRGISAKGGLIAGGGIVGIIVVLLQLFGGETGQQVASVVNQVAGGNQTQQAVERVELTAEQKKIGEFTATVLADTEDVWDKVFAQNGLGTYKKPTLVLFTANVNTGCGTASSAVGPFYCPADQKLYMDMDFFEELKTRFGAKGGDFAIAYVMAHEVGHHIQTLLGTSQQVRQKQQGLSKAAANKWSVAQELQADFYAGVWAHHNQKYLDADDIDEALSAANAVGDDAIQKRMQGHVVPDSFTHGTSEQRKYWFTKGYNTGDIRQGNIQTIYEQTSNR from the coding sequence ATGAAATGGGAAGGAAGAAGACAAAGTAGCAATGTAGACGATCGTCGCGGAATAAGTGCTAAAGGTGGTCTTATAGCAGGCGGTGGTATCGTAGGTATCATTGTAGTATTGTTACAACTTTTTGGAGGCGAAACAGGACAACAAGTAGCCTCTGTAGTAAATCAAGTAGCAGGTGGTAACCAAACTCAACAAGCGGTAGAACGTGTAGAACTTACTGCCGAACAAAAGAAAATAGGTGAATTTACCGCTACAGTACTCGCCGATACCGAAGATGTATGGGATAAAGTATTTGCTCAAAATGGCTTAGGAACTTATAAGAAACCTACCTTGGTACTCTTTACCGCTAATGTAAATACAGGCTGTGGAACTGCCTCTTCTGCAGTAGGTCCATTCTATTGTCCTGCTGACCAAAAACTCTATATGGATATGGATTTCTTTGAAGAACTCAAAACACGCTTCGGAGCTAAAGGTGGCGATTTTGCTATTGCCTACGTAATGGCACACGAGGTAGGGCATCATATCCAAACGCTTTTAGGCACTTCGCAACAAGTACGCCAAAAACAACAAGGGCTCTCCAAAGCAGCAGCCAATAAATGGTCGGTTGCACAAGAATTACAAGCCGATTTCTATGCGGGAGTATGGGCACATCACAACCAAAAATATTTAGATGCCGACGATATTGACGAAGCTCTTAGTGCGGCTAACGCTGTAGGTGATGATGCTATACAAAAACGTATGCAAGGACACGTAGTACCCGATTCTTTCACTCACGGTACTTCTGAACAACGCAAATACTGGTTTACCAAAGGGTACAATACTGGAGATATCC